Proteins from a genomic interval of Niabella soli DSM 19437:
- the aroB gene encoding 3-dehydroquinate synthase — protein sequence MEKIIKFSTAATHFYFAAAISKLKEIADKKMAVIITDEHIYTAHSKKFSGWKTIVLKPGEQYKVQPTVDEVIQQLIGLQADRKTTLIGVGGGVITDITGYIASVYMRGLRFGFVPTSILGLVDASIGGKNGIDVGPYKNMVGVIRQPSFILHDMNLLNSLPQLEWENGFAEVIKHACIKDAALFAALEKNTLKDYQSRRKTIAELVERNALIKIRVVQKDEFEKGDRRLLNLGHTLGHAIETQYNLIHGHAIAIGMVAACRISEQLSGFKQTERVVQLLERYHLPTHLDFDPGKVFEVLKMDKKRELKTMNFVLLDKIGKAVVRAIPMKQLEQIIGGLNQK from the coding sequence ATGGAAAAAATAATAAAATTCTCCACCGCTGCCACACATTTTTACTTTGCAGCAGCCATCAGTAAGCTCAAAGAAATCGCTGATAAAAAAATGGCGGTGATCATTACCGATGAACATATTTATACTGCACACAGTAAAAAGTTCAGCGGCTGGAAAACCATCGTGCTAAAACCGGGCGAACAATACAAGGTTCAGCCTACCGTTGATGAAGTGATTCAGCAATTGATTGGACTGCAGGCCGACCGGAAAACGACATTGATTGGCGTTGGCGGAGGTGTTATTACCGATATCACCGGGTATATTGCCTCCGTTTATATGCGGGGGCTTCGCTTTGGATTTGTGCCTACGTCCATCCTGGGTTTGGTGGATGCTTCTATCGGTGGTAAAAACGGCATTGACGTTGGCCCGTATAAAAATATGGTTGGTGTCATCCGGCAGCCTTCGTTTATCCTGCATGATATGAACCTGCTTAACTCCCTGCCGCAACTGGAATGGGAGAATGGGTTTGCGGAAGTGATCAAACATGCCTGTATTAAAGATGCCGCGCTGTTTGCTGCGCTCGAAAAGAATACATTAAAAGATTATCAAAGCCGCAGGAAAACGATCGCTGAATTAGTGGAACGGAACGCCCTGATAAAGATCAGGGTAGTGCAAAAAGACGAGTTTGAAAAAGGAGACCGTCGTTTGCTGAACCTGGGGCACACGCTGGGACATGCCATAGAAACGCAATACAACCTGATCCACGGTCACGCTATAGCTATCGGTATGGTAGCTGCCTGCCGTATCTCGGAGCAGTTGTCAGGATTCAAACAAACGGAGCGGGTGGTACAGCTTTTGGAAAGATATCATTTGCCCACCCATTTGGATTTTGATCCCGGAAAAGTTTTTGAGGTATTAAAGATGGACAAAAAACGGGAACTGAAAACAATGAATTTTGTGTTGCTGGATAAGATCGGCAAAGCGGTGGTGCGGGCAATTCCCATGAAACAACTGGAGCAGATCATCGGAGGGTTGAATCAGAAATAA
- a CDS encoding prephenate dehydrogenase, translating to MSNRKRIAIVGVGLIGGSMALQLHEKKLSAKLIGVEANQEHAEQALEYELVDEFLPLEEAIAAAEVIVLAIPVNKMVSLLPQVLDRVTDQIVFDMGSTKAALIEAVKEHPKRGRYVATHPMWGTEYSGPKAAQRGAFEGKAVILCNTHESDPDALDWIKKMYEKIGMRLVEMEAKAHDLHVAYVSHISHITSFALANTVLEKEKVESAIFEIASAGFESTVRLAKSNPEMWVPIFLQNKENVIDVLTEHIDQLTKFKESIQSNDSKGLQALIDDANKIKRIIK from the coding sequence ATGAGCAATCGTAAGCGCATAGCAATTGTTGGGGTAGGGTTGATCGGCGGCTCGATGGCATTGCAGTTGCACGAAAAAAAATTATCGGCAAAGCTGATAGGGGTGGAGGCAAACCAGGAGCATGCGGAACAGGCGCTGGAATATGAATTGGTGGATGAATTTTTGCCCCTGGAAGAAGCAATAGCAGCCGCTGAAGTAATTGTGTTGGCGATCCCTGTAAATAAAATGGTAAGCCTGTTGCCGCAAGTACTGGATCGGGTGACGGATCAGATCGTTTTTGATATGGGATCAACAAAGGCTGCATTGATCGAAGCGGTAAAAGAACATCCCAAACGCGGGCGCTATGTAGCCACGCATCCTATGTGGGGTACGGAGTACAGCGGGCCCAAAGCCGCTCAGCGCGGGGCCTTTGAAGGAAAGGCGGTGATTCTTTGCAATACCCATGAGTCGGATCCTGACGCGCTGGACTGGATAAAGAAAATGTATGAAAAAATAGGCATGCGCCTGGTGGAAATGGAAGCCAAAGCCCATGATCTGCATGTGGCCTATGTAAGTCATATCTCGCACATCACGTCTTTTGCATTGGCCAATACGGTTTTGGAAAAAGAAAAAGTGGAGAGCGCTATCTTTGAAATTGCATCAGCGGGTTTTGAAAGTACCGTGCGCCTGGCAAAGAGCAACCCGGAGATGTGGGTGCCCATCTTCCTGCAAAATAAAGAAAATGTCATCGATGTATTGACGGAGCATATTGATCAGCTTACCAAATTTAAAGAATCGATACAATCCAATGATAGCAAGGGCTTGCAGGCATTGATCGACGACGCCAATAAAATAAAACGGATCATCAAATAA
- a CDS encoding chorismate synthase, giving the protein MNSFGQLFRVQIFGESHGECVGVVLDGVPAGLAVPVEDFLPDMERRKGGNQKGATPRKEDDIPIFKSGVFNEKTTGFPVMIYFENKNTRSGDYEKLRSFPRPGHADFVAHKKFGGFEDYRGGGHFSARLTTGLVAGGVIAKKLLRNITIDAVITEIGGDPDPERGLQKAIDAKDSVGGLIECRVKGLPVGLGEPYFDSVESLLAHMLFTIPAVKGVEFGSGFAAAKMFGSQHNDPIETMEGKTSTNHAGGIVGGITNGNELVFRIAIKPTASTPKPQHSLNWETGQMEDFSVKGRHDLCVALRAPVIVEAVTAIVLADLMMQAGHIARVI; this is encoded by the coding sequence ATGAATTCATTCGGCCAGTTATTCAGAGTGCAGATATTTGGAGAATCGCATGGGGAGTGCGTGGGAGTGGTGTTGGACGGGGTTCCTGCGGGCCTTGCGGTTCCGGTGGAAGATTTTTTGCCCGATATGGAGCGCCGGAAGGGAGGCAACCAAAAGGGTGCCACGCCCCGGAAAGAAGACGATATTCCTATTTTTAAGAGCGGTGTTTTTAATGAGAAAACAACCGGCTTCCCGGTAATGATCTATTTTGAAAATAAGAATACGCGCAGCGGCGATTATGAGAAATTAAGAAGTTTCCCCCGGCCGGGTCATGCAGATTTTGTTGCGCATAAAAAATTTGGCGGCTTTGAAGACTACCGGGGTGGCGGCCATTTCAGCGCCCGTCTTACAACAGGTTTGGTTGCTGGCGGTGTTATCGCGAAAAAGTTATTGAGGAACATTACGATCGATGCTGTTATAACAGAAATCGGCGGTGATCCCGATCCGGAGCGCGGGCTTCAAAAAGCTATCGATGCAAAAGATTCCGTAGGGGGATTGATCGAATGCCGCGTAAAGGGCCTGCCGGTTGGGTTAGGAGAACCTTATTTTGACTCAGTAGAGTCATTGTTGGCACATATGTTATTTACGATCCCAGCGGTTAAGGGGGTGGAGTTCGGAAGCGGTTTTGCGGCTGCAAAAATGTTCGGCTCTCAACATAATGACCCCATCGAAACTATGGAGGGAAAAACGTCCACCAACCATGCGGGAGGCATTGTAGGGGGGATCACTAATGGCAATGAGCTGGTTTTCCGTATCGCCATTAAGCCAACAGCCTCTACCCCCAAGCCCCAGCACAGCCTGAACTGGGAAACCGGCCAAATGGAAGATTTTTCAGTAAAAGGGCGCCATGATCTTTGTGTGGCTTTACGTGCACCGGTAATTGTAGAGGCGGTAACGGCAATTGTATTGGCTGACCTGATGATGCAGGCAGGTCATATTGCACGGGTCATTTGA
- a CDS encoding pyridoxal phosphate-dependent aminotransferase has protein sequence MEVAKRLQGVGEYYFSKKLREIDALNQQGKNIINLGIGSPDLPPHPDVIKVLQEEAQKPNVHGYQNYKGSPVLRKAYADWYQGWYGVTLDPETEILPLIGSKEGIMHICMTYLNEGDKALVPNPGYPTYASNVKIAGGVTVSYELTAEHNYQPNLEALEANDLTGVKLMFVNYPQMPTGQQPDKTVFEKLVLFAKKHGILIVHDNPYSFILNDHPISFLSVAGAREVVIELNSLSKSHNMAGWRLGVLVGAADRINEVLRFKSNMDSGMFLPLQLAAAKALTLGKEWHDAVNAVYRERRQKVYELLDLLGCTYSKEQVGLFMWAAIPATYKDGYELADDILYNANVFITPGGIFGNAGDQYIRISLCGSTGRFEEAIKRVKEIKH, from the coding sequence ATGGAAGTAGCAAAGAGATTACAGGGGGTGGGCGAATACTATTTCTCAAAAAAACTGAGAGAAATAGATGCGCTGAATCAGCAGGGTAAAAATATCATCAATCTTGGTATCGGAAGCCCTGATCTGCCGCCGCACCCGGATGTAATAAAGGTGTTGCAGGAAGAAGCGCAAAAGCCCAATGTACATGGGTACCAGAATTATAAAGGCAGCCCGGTTTTACGAAAGGCTTATGCAGACTGGTATCAGGGCTGGTATGGCGTTACCCTGGATCCGGAAACAGAGATCCTGCCGCTGATCGGCAGCAAAGAGGGGATCATGCATATTTGTATGACCTATTTGAACGAAGGGGATAAGGCATTGGTGCCCAACCCCGGCTACCCAACCTATGCCAGCAATGTGAAGATCGCAGGGGGTGTTACAGTGAGTTATGAGCTGACGGCAGAACATAATTACCAGCCCAACCTGGAAGCGCTGGAGGCCAATGATCTGACAGGCGTAAAACTGATGTTCGTAAATTATCCCCAGATGCCTACGGGGCAACAGCCGGATAAAACGGTTTTTGAAAAGCTGGTACTGTTCGCAAAAAAACACGGTATACTCATCGTGCATGACAACCCGTATAGCTTTATATTAAATGATCACCCGATCAGTTTTTTAAGTGTAGCGGGGGCCAGAGAGGTAGTGATCGAATTGAACTCGCTCAGTAAATCGCATAATATGGCCGGCTGGCGCCTGGGCGTTTTAGTGGGCGCCGCTGATCGTATCAATGAAGTGTTGCGCTTTAAGAGCAATATGGACAGCGGTATGTTCCTTCCGCTGCAACTGGCAGCAGCAAAAGCCTTAACGTTGGGTAAAGAATGGCATGATGCAGTAAATGCGGTGTACCGCGAACGGCGGCAGAAAGTATATGAACTGCTGGACCTGTTAGGATGTACCTATTCAAAAGAGCAGGTAGGCCTGTTCATGTGGGCCGCTATTCCTGCAACCTACAAAGACGGGTATGAACTGGCCGACGATATTTTATATAACGCCAACGTATTTATTACCCCCGGCGGCATTTTTGGCAATGCAGGGGATCAATATATCCGCATTAGCTTATGCGGATCAACAGGGCGGTTTGAAGAAGCCATCAAACGGGTAAAAGAAATAAAGCATTAG
- a CDS encoding GlsB/YeaQ/YmgE family stress response membrane protein, with protein MGILSWIIFGLIAGAIAKALHPGKDPGGWIVTILIGIAGAFVGGWIGTQVLGISINGNWSFKGFLFAILGAILLLWLYGLATRKKGA; from the coding sequence ATGGGCATTTTATCTTGGATCATTTTCGGATTGATTGCAGGTGCAATTGCTAAAGCACTACATCCTGGTAAGGACCCCGGCGGATGGATCGTTACCATTCTTATTGGTATTGCCGGCGCTTTTGTGGGTGGATGGATTGGAACACAGGTATTGGGAATTTCTATTAATGGGAACTGGTCGTTTAAAGGATTTCTATTTGCCATCCTGGGCGCTATTCTCTTATTATGGCTGTATGGATTGGCTACCCGTAAAAAGGGCGCTTGA
- the lipB gene encoding lipoyl(octanoyl) transferase LipB — MNQEVFFEDIGAVRYKDAWDYQEKLLQENVAIKTTLREAEERGETINDKRQTINHLLFVEHPHVYTLGKSGHIENVLLSEENLAKRGIDFFRINRGGDITYHGPGQVVGYPIFDLERFYTDIGRYLRNIEEVIIRTIGEYGLKGERSPGETGVWLDPFIKGRERKICAIGVRTSRWITMHGFALNVNTDLDYFNFIIPCGIQNKQVTSLQKELGRNVAMEEVKQKLRNNFEAVFEISLKSNK, encoded by the coding sequence ATGAACCAGGAAGTATTTTTCGAAGATATAGGCGCCGTGCGTTATAAAGACGCCTGGGATTACCAGGAAAAATTATTGCAGGAAAATGTAGCCATTAAAACGACATTGCGCGAGGCGGAGGAGCGTGGTGAAACGATAAACGATAAACGACAAACGATAAATCATTTGCTGTTTGTAGAGCATCCGCATGTGTACACGCTGGGTAAGAGCGGGCATATTGAAAATGTTTTGCTGAGCGAGGAAAATCTCGCGAAGCGCGGGATCGATTTCTTCCGGATCAACCGGGGCGGGGATATTACCTATCATGGTCCCGGCCAGGTGGTGGGTTATCCCATTTTTGACCTGGAGCGGTTTTATACAGACATTGGCCGCTACCTGCGCAATATCGAAGAAGTGATCATCCGGACCATTGGGGAATATGGTTTAAAAGGGGAGCGGTCTCCGGGCGAAACGGGGGTTTGGCTGGATCCCTTTATAAAAGGCCGTGAGCGGAAGATCTGCGCCATCGGGGTGCGCACCAGCCGGTGGATCACCATGCATGGTTTTGCCCTGAATGTAAATACAGACCTGGATTATTTCAATTTTATTATCCCTTGCGGAATACAGAACAAACAGGTAACCTCTCTCCAAAAAGAATTGGGACGGAACGTGGCTATGGAAGAGGTAAAGCAAAAACTGCGGAATAATTTTGAAGCGGTGTTTGAAATTTCGTTAAAGAGCAACAAATGA
- a CDS encoding prephenate dehydratase has protein sequence MTPKESEITKISKGTVGNLAAAGPIAIQGFEGSFHQMAARFFYGKETEVRCCSTFREVIDAAKDKKRTDGCIMAIENSIAGSILPNYNLIQKSNLHIVGEIYLQVDQNLLVNHNVELEDIKEVHSHTMALQQCYDYLDQHKWKLVESEDTALSAKHIAQYKSKHTAAIASTLAAELFDLKVIAPRIQTQKKNYTRFIVLKRPEDVGVAQGGNKASINFQTVHKEGSLARVLGVIAIHKVNLTKLQSFPIPGSEFKYQFHADMEFDSLLSFERVIEKMKPLTEQIKIYGVYNKGVWK, from the coding sequence ATGACCCCCAAAGAATCTGAAATAACAAAAATAAGTAAAGGCACCGTGGGCAACCTGGCGGCTGCAGGGCCTATTGCGATCCAGGGGTTTGAGGGGAGCTTTCACCAGATGGCTGCAAGATTCTTTTATGGTAAAGAAACGGAAGTGCGCTGCTGCAGTACCTTCCGGGAAGTGATAGATGCGGCTAAGGATAAAAAAAGAACCGATGGCTGCATCATGGCGATTGAAAACTCTATTGCCGGAAGCATCTTACCTAATTACAACCTGATCCAGAAAAGTAATCTCCATATTGTTGGGGAGATTTACCTGCAGGTCGACCAAAACCTGTTGGTGAATCATAATGTGGAACTGGAAGATATTAAAGAAGTGCATTCGCACACCATGGCCTTACAACAATGTTATGACTACCTGGACCAGCACAAGTGGAAACTGGTAGAATCCGAGGATACGGCTTTAAGCGCCAAACATATCGCGCAATACAAATCGAAACATACAGCGGCGATCGCCAGTACACTGGCTGCTGAATTATTTGATCTGAAAGTGATCGCCCCCAGGATCCAGACGCAGAAAAAGAATTACACAAGATTTATTGTGCTGAAACGGCCGGAAGATGTGGGGGTGGCTCAGGGAGGCAATAAGGCATCTATCAATTTTCAAACGGTACACAAAGAGGGAAGCCTGGCGAGGGTATTAGGCGTCATTGCCATACATAAAGTAAACCTCACCAAATTACAAAGCTTCCCTATCCCGGGATCGGAGTTCAAATACCAGTTTCATGCGGATATGGAATTTGACAGTCTGCTCTCCTTTGAAAGAGTGATCGAGAAAATGAAACCCTTAACAGAACAGATAAAAATTTACGGAGTCTATAATAAAGGTGTATGGAAGTAG
- the purU gene encoding formyltetrahydrofolate deformylase: MIILIQCVDQVGLVAAVSKVTANAGLNIISMREYVNIDANRFYLRLEVADENFEPAFVKTALEKVLPENSSIGIATGTKKKIVVLVTKEYHCLGDILLRNYFNTLGASVACVIGNHETLRGLTEKFDIPFHFIDHTDISKEYFEETLMQTLSNYSFDYIVLAKFMRILSPGFVAVFPYRIINIHHSFLPAFIGANPYRQAHERGVKLIGATAHFVTDTLDEGPIIAQQIIPVNHAHSVKDMVTLGKEVEEAVLAKALQLVLQDRVIVDKNKTVVFEN, from the coding sequence ATGATTATTTTAATTCAATGCGTTGACCAGGTAGGATTGGTGGCTGCTGTTTCGAAAGTAACGGCAAATGCCGGTCTTAACATCATCTCTATGCGGGAGTATGTGAACATTGATGCCAACCGGTTTTACCTGCGCCTTGAGGTTGCCGACGAAAATTTCGAGCCGGCATTTGTAAAAACGGCATTGGAAAAAGTGCTGCCGGAGAACAGTTCAATCGGTATTGCTACCGGCACAAAGAAAAAAATTGTGGTACTGGTTACCAAAGAATACCATTGCCTGGGTGATATTCTGCTGAGGAATTATTTTAATACGCTCGGCGCCAGTGTAGCATGCGTTATCGGCAATCATGAAACGTTACGTGGATTAACGGAAAAATTTGACATCCCCTTCCATTTCATAGATCATACTGATATATCGAAGGAATATTTTGAAGAAACATTGATGCAAACATTAAGCAACTATTCATTTGACTATATTGTGCTGGCCAAATTTATGCGCATTCTTTCCCCCGGCTTCGTGGCAGTATTTCCTTACCGGATCATCAACATACACCACTCATTTCTGCCCGCATTTATCGGGGCTAATCCTTACCGGCAGGCGCACGAGCGGGGGGTAAAACTAATCGGCGCTACTGCGCATTTTGTAACCGATACCCTTGATGAAGGACCTATTATAGCACAGCAAATCATCCCGGTAAATCATGCGCATTCCGTTAAGGATATGGTTACCCTGGGTAAGGAAGTAGAAGAAGCGGTGCTGGCAAAAGCTTTGCAACTCGTATTACAGGACCGCGTTATTGTTGACAAAAACAAAACGGTGGTGTTTGAAAACTGA
- the aroA gene encoding 3-phosphoshikimate 1-carboxyvinyltransferase, giving the protein MRVTIHPSQLSGSIYAPASKSSMQRACAAALLATSKVVITNPGHSNDDKAAQGIITALGATISTIDPETIEIESGFLKDPAAIHSKEDAVNCGESGLSIRMFTPVVSLCTNAVTINGEGSLVTRPMDFFDQVLPELGVAITSNAGKLPLQVKGPLQAKDITIDGSLSSQFLTGLLMAFSVAPITKPVAIKVTDLKSKPYIDLTLNVMKQFGMNVPENRNYEEFIFHRTESEIRNQKSEIINYTVEGDWSGGAFLLVAGAIAGNIHVRGLQQGSTQADKKILEALMAANAGIAMDAKGITLHAAPLTAFEFDATDCPDLFPPLVALAANCKGITSVKGVSRLAHKESDRGLTLQQEFGKMGIKIDLEGDWMRIHGGPVNGAVVHSRHDHRIAMACATAALKADGATVIEEAQAINKSYPDFYDHLKQLGATVDSGINYIDSLKQTFSDNG; this is encoded by the coding sequence ATGAGGGTCACCATACATCCTTCTCAGCTATCAGGTTCTATTTATGCCCCTGCTTCCAAAAGCTCCATGCAACGGGCTTGTGCGGCGGCGTTGTTAGCAACTTCAAAAGTTGTGATCACTAATCCGGGCCATAGTAATGATGACAAGGCAGCACAGGGGATTATAACCGCGCTGGGAGCAACGATCTCAACAATTGATCCCGAGACTATCGAAATAGAAAGTGGCTTCCTGAAAGATCCTGCGGCGATCCATTCCAAAGAGGATGCGGTGAATTGCGGTGAAAGTGGCTTAAGCATCCGGATGTTTACACCTGTTGTTTCGTTATGTACCAATGCCGTTACCATTAATGGTGAAGGGAGCCTGGTCACCCGTCCGATGGATTTCTTTGACCAGGTGTTGCCGGAACTCGGGGTAGCCATCACCTCCAATGCCGGGAAATTACCGTTGCAGGTGAAGGGCCCCTTGCAGGCGAAGGATATTACGATAGATGGGTCACTAAGCTCGCAGTTTCTTACGGGCTTACTGATGGCCTTTAGCGTGGCGCCGATCACAAAACCCGTTGCCATTAAAGTAACAGATCTGAAGAGCAAACCGTATATTGATCTTACATTGAATGTAATGAAGCAATTCGGGATGAACGTCCCGGAGAATAGAAATTACGAAGAATTTATTTTTCATAGGACTGAATCAGAAATCAGAAATCAGAAATCAGAAATTATAAATTATACCGTTGAAGGCGACTGGAGCGGCGGTGCTTTTTTATTGGTGGCCGGGGCTATTGCCGGTAACATTCACGTAAGAGGATTGCAGCAAGGCAGCACCCAGGCCGATAAAAAGATCCTGGAAGCATTGATGGCTGCCAATGCAGGTATAGCAATGGATGCAAAGGGTATCACGCTGCATGCGGCGCCCTTAACAGCCTTTGAATTTGATGCCACGGACTGTCCGGATCTGTTTCCGCCACTGGTGGCACTGGCCGCCAATTGTAAAGGCATTACTTCTGTAAAAGGCGTAAGCCGGCTGGCGCATAAAGAAAGCGACCGCGGGCTGACCCTGCAGCAGGAATTTGGAAAGATGGGAATCAAAATAGACCTGGAAGGCGACTGGATGCGCATTCATGGCGGACCGGTAAATGGAGCAGTGGTGCATTCCCGGCACGATCATCGTATTGCGATGGCCTGCGCTACGGCTGCATTGAAAGCAGATGGTGCAACTGTTATCGAAGAGGCGCAGGCGATCAATAAATCGTATCCCGATTTTTATGATCACTTAAAACAGTTGGGCGCAACAGTTGACAGCGGGATCAATTACATCGATTCATTGAAACAAACTTTTTCAGACAACGGATAG
- a CDS encoding chorismate mutase → MKTAEMTDKEKTQQVWAKRPIVISGPCSAETEEQVIATAKRLAATGKVDALRAGIWKPRTKPGMFEGIGAKGLPWLQAAKKATGLPTAIEVATAKQVEDALTFDVDILWIGARTTVNPFSVQEVADALRGVDVPVLVKNPINPDLELWGGGVERIARAGVKDIGLIHRGFSSYGNTQFRNAPMWHLAIEMKLRYPELPIINDPSHICGNRDGLFDVAQKAIDLDYDGVMIESHIDPDNAWSDAKQQITPERLKEMLEAIVWRKESKDNSQLQGGLEKLRQQINHLDDEMLQILSQRMKIADKIGQYKKENNLTILQTNRWQEILDKMMAKGEKLGLSKDFIMKYLDAVHLESINHQKNIMDAS, encoded by the coding sequence ATGAAAACGGCTGAAATGACGGATAAAGAAAAAACACAACAGGTATGGGCAAAACGCCCGATAGTGATCAGCGGGCCTTGCAGCGCTGAAACGGAAGAGCAGGTAATTGCAACGGCTAAGCGCCTTGCGGCTACCGGAAAAGTTGATGCTTTACGGGCCGGTATATGGAAACCGCGTACCAAGCCGGGTATGTTTGAAGGCATTGGCGCAAAGGGACTCCCCTGGTTGCAGGCTGCAAAAAAAGCAACCGGTTTGCCTACGGCAATTGAAGTGGCAACAGCCAAACAGGTAGAGGACGCCTTAACGTTTGATGTGGATATTCTCTGGATCGGCGCGCGTACTACGGTAAATCCGTTCAGCGTACAGGAAGTGGCAGATGCGCTTCGCGGCGTTGATGTGCCGGTACTGGTGAAAAATCCGATCAATCCCGACCTGGAATTGTGGGGCGGCGGTGTGGAGCGCATTGCACGCGCCGGCGTTAAAGACATAGGCCTGATCCACCGTGGCTTCTCTTCTTATGGAAACACACAGTTTCGTAATGCACCCATGTGGCACCTGGCTATTGAAATGAAGCTGCGTTACCCTGAGCTGCCGATCATCAACGATCCTTCGCATATTTGCGGAAATCGGGACGGCCTGTTTGATGTGGCACAAAAGGCGATCGACCTGGATTATGATGGCGTTATGATCGAATCGCATATCGATCCGGACAATGCCTGGAGCGATGCCAAACAACAAATAACACCGGAGCGCTTAAAGGAAATGCTGGAAGCGATCGTATGGAGAAAAGAAAGTAAGGACAACTCCCAGTTGCAGGGCGGCCTGGAAAAATTACGCCAGCAGATCAATCACCTCGATGATGAAATGCTGCAGATCCTTTCCCAGCGGATGAAGATCGCCGATAAGATCGGACAGTATAAAAAAGAGAATAACCTGACCATTTTACAAACCAACCGATGGCAGGAGATCTTAGATAAAATGATGGCTAAAGGCGAAAAGCTGGGATTGAGCAAAGATTTCATTATGAAATACCTCGATGCCGTGCATTTGGAGAGCATTAATCATCAGAAAAATATAATGGACGCATCTTAG